The genomic interval AGAATGGATTAGGAGGGCAAAATGATTTTTCGGTAGGACTAGGTGTTGGGATTGATGCGACAACAAAAGTATTTTCACAGGGAAACACACAAAATACAGATGTAAAAACAGATGTTGCCATTGAGGGCGATGGTTTTTTTATTATTTCTCCTGATAGAGGCACAACACATAATTATACTCGTAATGGCGAATTTCTTTTTGATGCGAATGGGAATCTTGTAACCACAGGTGGGTATGTTGTGCAAGGTTGGGTGCGTCCGCCATTAGAAGCAGCAGAATCTGGCACAATGAGTGATTTTGATTTTTTTAGGGTAGATAATACGGGACCTGTGCGCAATATTCAAATTGACCCCGGTATGGTTATGCCAGCGCGCGCAACCAAAACTATTACTTTACGCGCTAATTTGAATGCAGGAAGACATATTGACCAAATGCAAGATGTTGCAGCTTTAGATTCTACGGCACAAACAGCAGCAGATGGCGTAGTGGCTATCTACGATTCGCGTGGAGTGCTTACACAAGTAGGTGAGGATTTGGGTGTGTTATTTAATGATGATGGTGATGCATTTGCTTTAAATGAAAATCAAGGTATTTGGTTAAGTTATAAAACAGCTGCTATTCGCCACGAAACCGTTGTAACAAATGAAGTGAGCACAATAGGTATCAATGGTGAAAAAGTCAGCTTTTCAAATAACTCTGCGATTACGGGTGTAAGCTCAATCGTAGCCGCACAAAATGCTATTAATTCATTGCGTGATAAAACAGGTGTAAATGCTTATGTAGATGCAGGACAGCTAAGAATTGAGAATCGCAATCAAATGGACGGCGGGGAAAAGGTAAAAAATATTCGTATTACTTCTGGTGGCACAGGCGTGTTGCAAAATTTTGTTCAAGGCGAAGAAGATATTACTGCTTTTAGATACCGCTATACTAAATCTGAAGATGCAGATTCTACCACCGGGCAATTTAGAACAACAGAAGACTTGCGCGCCCTCATACAATATGATGCGAATATGATTAAAAATCCTGAAAAAACTTATTATGAAAGCACAGCTACGGTAGGAGTAACAATTAATCGTTGGGGTATGTTTGAGATTGCTAATCACGATGATGCCGATGATGAACAACGTAATCTTAGTTTATATGTTACAAGCCATTTTTCCGATAATGTAACAAATAATGTGCTTTTTAAAGAAACAATGAAAGCTTTAAATACAGCTTCTTTGATTGAAGGTGGTGCAGCAGTAAATACGGGCAAAATTGTCAAAGCCACACACGCTACAAGTGTAGATATTGTTGATAGTTTGGGAAGTAAGCATAATGTTCGCTTTGAGTTTTGGAAAACAGGTGATGCAGTATGGAGTTTCCGTGCGATTGTGCCTGAACCTGCACAATTTATTGGAGGTTCTATCACTAAGCCAAATGTTTTTGAAGGTGGAAGAGCAAGTTTTAATAGTGATGGTTCGCTTTCAGGTATGAATCCACCTGTTTTACAATTTGACCCAAAAAATGGTTCAAAAGGACCACAAAGATTGGAACTTAAATTTGGAGCAAACGAAACTTTTGGTGGGCTAACGAGCGTAGATAAGATTTCAGAAACTTATTCAATTAACCAAAATGGCTACCAAGCAGGGGATTTAATGGATATTCGCTTTGACTCCAATGGTTCTTTGCTTGGTGCATTTAGTAATGGACGCTCCATTGCCCTTGCTCAAGTGGCACTTGCAAACTTTGCAAATAATGCCGGTTTGCAAGCAGAGGGAGGAAATGTATATTCCCAAACAGGAAACTCTGGGGAACCAATGGTGGGCGCAGCAAATACAGGGCGCAGAGGCGGTGTGTCTGGTTCAAAACTTGAGATGAGTAATGTGGATTTAAGTCGCTCTTTGACACAGCTTATTGTTGTGCAAAGAGGATTCCAAGCAAACTCAAAAGCAGTAACAACTTCAGACCAGATTCTTAATACTTTACTTAATCTCAAACAATAATTGAGGTTAATTGAGTAGGCTTAGAAATAACCTACTCAATCTTTTTAACATTTTTGTAACATTTCTTCCCCTACTTAGCTTTTAACACTTTCTTGTTTTATATTTTTCTTGTGTTTTTTTTTTTTTTGATAGTATGCCTGGCTGTTTTATCAAATAGGAGGGATACTTTATGCATAAAAAAGTTTTTTTCTTAGGAATTTGTTTAACTATTTGCTTTTCTCAAGAAAATACAAAAAATGGCTTTCATGGCACAATCATACTTGGAGCTGGAGTGAGAATCATCAATAGTCATTTATTTCCCCAACCAAAGGATTATTTAAGTAGCCTTCAAGCTAAACCAAACAATTATTATCAGCCTATCCCTCTAATCGGCTTAGATGTTTCTTATAATGGTATTTGGGGAGAAGATAAGATTTTTTTAAAAGGCTTTAGTGGCAGAGAGTTAGGAGGATTAAAGCTTGGATATAGCACTTTGATAAAAAAAAGACTTAAAAGCGAATTTGCGCTTATTAGCTCTATATATGAAAGAGCCTATGCTAATCCTTATATTGAAGGAGCACGTAAAGAAAGGCATCTAAGTAAAATTGGTTTTGGTATCACACAATCTTATATGTTCTCTCCCTATCATTACTTATTTGTGAATTATGTGTTGCAACATCACGATTATAAAGGCGAAAGCATACCTTATCCATCTCTTAGGCGCAATAAATTTTTGCATCAAGGTGAAATTGGTTATTCATTGTATATTGTTAAAATTTTAGCGCATTATGATTATATAGTTGCAGATGGTGAGGCAGAGAGTTATTCAAATATTGGTGGCAAAATAGATATTAACATTCCTTTGATGAAAGGAACACTTGTTTTCAAACCGAGTTTTGGATATTTTGAGTATGAAACTCTAGCAATCAATCCTATTTTTAACAAACTTAGAACTGGTTTTGTGGCTCAAGCAAGTTTTACAATGTATAAACTCAACTTTTTTCATCCTCGTGTTTTATTTTTTGCAAGTTATAAAAAAGAAAAGCGCAAAAACAATATCAGCTTTTATAATGAGGATTTTCAATACATAATGAGTGGGTTAGGCTATAATTTTTGATAAAAGCTAAAAAATTAAGATTCTAGGCTTTAGTATTAAAAGTGGCAGGAGTGCTGCCGATGAATCCTCTCCAAAGTGCCGATACACTTAAACCTACCAATAGAATCTTAAATACCAGCTCACTTTGCTTGTGCATAGAATCAAATTCGGGTGTGGCAATATTACCAAGCGCTTGAGCTTCCATAATATAAGGTGTATAATACAGTGTGAAGAGAAAAATCATAATTACATTAATACCACCAATAAGCGCCCAAAAACGCCTTTGATTGCTAAAGTTAAAGAGTTGCGCACTCCAAAATGTAAGCAATTCATACACAATAATCACGCCTGCAAGTATATTAAAAAACACATTGCTTTTGAGGAAAATTTTTCCCATAAGTAAGCCACTATCGCTTATAGAAAGCTGTGGAAGAAACTCTCCAGCTTTAAAAATTGTCGCTGCAGCAAAAACACAAGCTATAATACAGCCTACACCTGCGCCAAGTAAAAGAATATAAAGCGCATCAAGCACACGAAAAGTTTTAAAAAGATTCATCATAGCTCCTTATATTTTATTTATAAGATTGTATTTAAAGATTCTTAATTAAGCCCCATATTACAAAAATCAGCTAAAATCGCACCTTGATTTATTAAATATAAGGGCAAAAATGAGTGTGGATTTAGGAGAGTATGATATAGCTATCATCGGGCTAGGTGTGGCAGGGAGTAATCTTGCTGCACTTTTAAACCTTCATCTTAAAGTTATCGCAGTTGATAAAAAAGACATACAAGGGCATTGCAATGATGAGCATTTTCATAAGCCTTGCGGTGGGCTACTCTCTCAAGGTGCACAAAAGGCTTTTGCGATGCAGGGTTTAAATCTCCCAAATACACTTTTAGCAAATCCGCAAATTTTTGCGATTAATACTATTGATTGGCATTATCCCTATGCTTCATATATTCAAAAAGCTTATATTAATATGGAGCGACATCGCTTTGATTTATGGCTAAAATCGCTTATTCCTCCTCATATTCATACTTTTCATAAGGCATACTTTAAACGCATAGAGCAAAAGCAAGGATTTTATACCATTTATTTCACACAAGAGCAAGATTCTCAACATATATCTTATCATTGCAATGCGCGACTTGTCATAGGTGCAGATGGTGCAAAAAGTCATATTCGCCGCTGGCTTTATCCACAGCTTAAAATACCCTCGCTTGTATGTATCCAAGAGTGGTTTAAAGAATCTACTAATTCAATGCTTTCTTGTATATTTGATAAAGAGCTAAGTCCAAGTTATAGCTGGAGTATGTCTAAAGATGAGTATTTTATTTTTGGCGGAGCATATCCTCATAAGCAATGCAAAAGGGCATTTGCTACACAAAAAGAGCGGTTAAAAAACTTAGGATTTATTTTTGGACAACCCTTTAAGCGTGAAGCCTGTCTTGTGCTTACTCCTACGAGGTGGCGTGATTTTGTGCAAGGACATAGCGGTGTATTTCTTGTTGGCGAGGCGGCAGGATTTATTAATGCAAGCACTCTGGAGGGTATTAGTGGAGCGATGAATAGCTCAAGGATTCTAAGTGAGATTCTCAACAATGAAGAATTTAATGCTCTCTCCCGCAACAAAGATATAGCATTGTGGTATAAGTTGCTTCATCGCACTTATACAAAACGCACAAGATTCCTTGTATGCAAAACACTTTTGAGGCATTATGTGCGTTATCCTTTTATGTTTATTCCATTGTTTAGACGTTTTATTTTACGATTTGGCATATTGCGTGTGCGATGTGGGCTTAAGAATAAGCATATTGTCTAAGATGAAAACACATATTTTTACGCCTACTCTCCCAAAAGAGGTTTTATATATCCTTGAAAGTTTGCAGAGTGCAGGATATGAGGCTTATATTGTGGGCGGTTGTGTGCGAGATATGCTTCTTGCTCAAAACTCCCATATACCTTATGTTATAAATGATTATGATATTACGACTTCCGCCCTGCCACAAGAAGTGATGAAGCTTTTTGCACACACAATTCACACAGGGTTAAAATATGGCACTATAAGCGTTTTGATAGAATCTCAAAGTTATGAGGTTACAACCTTTCGTATTGATGGCTCATATATAAATGCGCGTTCCCCCAAAAATGTTACTTTCACGCGCTCCCTTGCACAGGATTTACAAAGAAGAGATTTTACAATTAATGCTCTTGCTTATGCGCCTTGTAGTGGGCTTATTGATGAGGTGGGAGGTTTAGCAGATTTGCAACACAAGCGTATTGTGTGTGTAGGTGATGCGTTTGCTCGTTTGAATGAAGATATTTTGAGGATTCTACGCGCTTTGCGCTTTAGTTCTACACTTGGTTTTGAGATAGATTTTCATACAAAAGAAGCGATTTTTTCACTTTCCTCTAAAGTGTGTCTTATCGCCAAAGAGCGTATAAGAGTGGAATTTACAAAGCTTTTGTGTGGAGCGTGGGTAAAGGTAGTGCTTGATGAGTTTAGATTTGTGATAAGTGAAATTCTCTCACAAATGCGTGAAATAATTGCAAATAATACTTTATGGCAACATACACTTTCTATACTAGACAATCTTACTCCTCGTAGCCACACTCTAGCGTGGGTAGCGTTTTTGTATCACACAGATGAATTAAAAGCACGAGATATTTTGCAATCGCTTAAATTTGACACATATAACAAGGACTATATTTGCTCCCTGCTTGTCTATGTTAAAAAGCCTTTAAACAATAATCTCACCACGCTTAAGACGATGCTTGTAGATATGGGAGGGCGCAAAAAAGGTGAAGCAATGTTTAAAGATATGCTTAAACTCAAGGTTGCGGTAATAAATGCGCAAGATACAGCGGATAAAGCGCAAAAACTTCAAATGCTAGATTCTATCCATTCTCTTTTAGAGTGTGTTCTTGCTTCCTCTGTGCCTTTAGAATTAAAAGAATTATGTCTTAATGGCAGAGATTTAATCTATATCGGAGTGCCAAAGGGTAAGAGAATAGGGGAGATTCTCCATTTTTTACATCAAGAAGTGTTGCACGAGCGAGTGAGCAATACAAAAGAAGCATTATTATCAAAAGCACAAGCGTTTTTACAAACCAAAAAAGAGTGAGATTTAATACATACATTTAAGATTCTTTATAGAATCTCCCCACCAATAAGCTTATATCGCTCCCAATAATGCTCTGAAAAAGCTTTTACTTGCGCATTTGTAGGATAATAGCCATCTGTTTGCACAAAATCTTTAAGCCATTCCTTTGCAGGGGATTTTTGTAGATAATGTTTTGCAAGTGAAATATAAGTGCGTTGATACCATTGCATTAATGCTTTGTATCGTGATGTATCAATTTGTAACTTAGGGCTTAGAGATTGATTGAATCTAAGCACACCGCTTTCAAACATACCGCTTAAGTGGATTAATCCCTCACAATAATATGCACGCACCTCAATGCTCTCTCGCCACGCCATAAGTTTTATTGCACGAGTGATTGTGTCATTAAGCAAACAAGTGAGGATATGCTCTTTACCGCCAAGTTGTGCTTCATAGAGTGCTATATCTTTGTGTGTTTGTTGTGCATTATTAATTTTGCTCTCATAATGCAGAAAATATGCTACAAGCCCACCACAAGTGGCTTTAAACTCCTCAATATTTTTAAACTCCCCATCAATATTCATACATCTCTCGCTCTCTCCCTCAATCCACAAAATATGTCCAAATTCGTGCCCATTTGTGCTTATATCGTAAATATAATGCCATAAAGATTCATTATCAAATAACACATCACGCATATCTTGCAAAAATGCAGCAGGGAAAAACTCTGCATTTATTTTCATTTGCGGTTTGGCTCTTTCTTGTGCAATGATTCTATCAGGGAATGCAAAAATTTTCTTACCCTTTAAATGTGAGATATGCTCATCATTTGGCACAACTTGGGCAGAGAATAAGCCATTATTTTCAGCACCATAGATGAGCACAGGAAGCGCATTATAAAGTTTAGTTTGCTCTAATGCACCTCGCACACTAGCTTTTAACATCTCGCTTGCATTTAATTCCTCACTCATCATTTCAAACATTGCATTTATATTTGCCTTTGTATGTGAGGGCAGCATATTTTGAGGACTTTGCAGGCGCAAATCCCATTCAGGTGCGACACTATGACGATAAATATCCTCGTAATATTCAAAAGGGTGCGCTATTTGTAAAGGCGTATCAATATCTAGCCATTTTGAATCCACCTCTTGCCACCGCTCTATGAGATAAGCACTCTCACATTCAGCCCACGCAGCATAAAGTGCTTTAAAATACGCAATATAAGCTTCTTTGCGATTGTATATTTCATCTTTTAAACCATTTAGACGCTCAATGCTTAATTGCAAAGATTCAAGTATGTGTTTTACTTCTTTAGGAAAGGCTTTGTTATAGGCACAAGAGGTAAAAGAGTGGGTATGAGGCAAAAATTGTGGCACAGAATAGCACCGCCCAGCTATTTTTCCTTCTTTATCGCGCTCCAAAGTCGGCTCAAGCAAAGCAAGAGCTTCCTCAAAGCGATATGAATGTTCTAAATCACGATTGATTCCATCAATAAGATGTTTTTGCCACACCTTAAAAAACCCATTCATCGCCTTACCTATACGATGTGTGCTATCCAAAACTTCTCGGTAAAAT from Helicobacter hepaticus ATCC 51449 carries:
- the flgE gene encoding flagellar hook protein FlgE, translating into MLRSLWSGVSGMQAHQIALDVESNNIANVNTVGFKYSRASFVDMLSQIKLIATSPYKNGLGGQNDFSVGLGVGIDATTKVFSQGNTQNTDVKTDVAIEGDGFFIISPDRGTTHNYTRNGEFLFDANGNLVTTGGYVVQGWVRPPLEAAESGTMSDFDFFRVDNTGPVRNIQIDPGMVMPARATKTITLRANLNAGRHIDQMQDVAALDSTAQTAADGVVAIYDSRGVLTQVGEDLGVLFNDDGDAFALNENQGIWLSYKTAAIRHETVVTNEVSTIGINGEKVSFSNNSAITGVSSIVAAQNAINSLRDKTGVNAYVDAGQLRIENRNQMDGGEKVKNIRITSGGTGVLQNFVQGEEDITAFRYRYTKSEDADSTTGQFRTTEDLRALIQYDANMIKNPEKTYYESTATVGVTINRWGMFEIANHDDADDEQRNLSLYVTSHFSDNVTNNVLFKETMKALNTASLIEGGAAVNTGKIVKATHATSVDIVDSLGSKHNVRFEFWKTGDAVWSFRAIVPEPAQFIGGSITKPNVFEGGRASFNSDGSLSGMNPPVLQFDPKNGSKGPQRLELKFGANETFGGLTSVDKISETYSINQNGYQAGDLMDIRFDSNGSLLGAFSNGRSIALAQVALANFANNAGLQAEGGNVYSQTGNSGEPMVGAANTGRRGGVSGSKLEMSNVDLSRSLTQLIVVQRGFQANSKAVTTSDQILNTLLNLKQ
- a CDS encoding DUF2860 domain-containing protein encodes the protein MHKKVFFLGICLTICFSQENTKNGFHGTIILGAGVRIINSHLFPQPKDYLSSLQAKPNNYYQPIPLIGLDVSYNGIWGEDKIFLKGFSGRELGGLKLGYSTLIKKRLKSEFALISSIYERAYANPYIEGARKERHLSKIGFGITQSYMFSPYHYLFVNYVLQHHDYKGESIPYPSLRRNKFLHQGEIGYSLYIVKILAHYDYIVADGEAESYSNIGGKIDINIPLMKGTLVFKPSFGYFEYETLAINPIFNKLRTGFVAQASFTMYKLNFFHPRVLFFASYKKEKRKNNISFYNEDFQYIMSGLGYNF
- a CDS encoding DUF4149 domain-containing protein; this translates as MNLFKTFRVLDALYILLLGAGVGCIIACVFAAATIFKAGEFLPQLSISDSGLLMGKIFLKSNVFFNILAGVIIVYELLTFWSAQLFNFSNQRRFWALIGGINVIMIFLFTLYYTPYIMEAQALGNIATPEFDSMHKQSELVFKILLVGLSVSALWRGFIGSTPATFNTKA
- a CDS encoding FAD-binding protein, translated to MSVDLGEYDIAIIGLGVAGSNLAALLNLHLKVIAVDKKDIQGHCNDEHFHKPCGGLLSQGAQKAFAMQGLNLPNTLLANPQIFAINTIDWHYPYASYIQKAYINMERHRFDLWLKSLIPPHIHTFHKAYFKRIEQKQGFYTIYFTQEQDSQHISYHCNARLVIGADGAKSHIRRWLYPQLKIPSLVCIQEWFKESTNSMLSCIFDKELSPSYSWSMSKDEYFIFGGAYPHKQCKRAFATQKERLKNLGFIFGQPFKREACLVLTPTRWRDFVQGHSGVFLVGEAAGFINASTLEGISGAMNSSRILSEILNNEEFNALSRNKDIALWYKLLHRTYTKRTRFLVCKTLLRHYVRYPFMFIPLFRRFILRFGILRVRCGLKNKHIV
- a CDS encoding CCA tRNA nucleotidyltransferase, yielding MKTHIFTPTLPKEVLYILESLQSAGYEAYIVGGCVRDMLLAQNSHIPYVINDYDITTSALPQEVMKLFAHTIHTGLKYGTISVLIESQSYEVTTFRIDGSYINARSPKNVTFTRSLAQDLQRRDFTINALAYAPCSGLIDEVGGLADLQHKRIVCVGDAFARLNEDILRILRALRFSSTLGFEIDFHTKEAIFSLSSKVCLIAKERIRVEFTKLLCGAWVKVVLDEFRFVISEILSQMREIIANNTLWQHTLSILDNLTPRSHTLAWVAFLYHTDELKARDILQSLKFDTYNKDYICSLLVYVKKPLNNNLTTLKTMLVDMGGRKKGEAMFKDMLKLKVAVINAQDTADKAQKLQMLDSIHSLLECVLASSVPLELKELCLNGRDLIYIGVPKGKRIGEILHFLHQEVLHERVSNTKEALLSKAQAFLQTKKE
- the ciaB gene encoding invasion protein CiaB; the encoded protein is MSKKAHFTQNLTHIYAMSKDINAHLYEFFEAIKSHDKPHSPAIQEKYQILCTLAKQCSLKPTTPTLMALAERIISLREEKIVQILKNQPTSQHTSKSAPSLEMQEKHIDACRTMLLDFVMNYYEKIQSEFIESIHKEKFLSAFYREVLDSTHRIGKAMNGFFKVWQKHLIDGINRDLEHSYRFEEALALLEPTLERDKEGKIAGRCYSVPQFLPHTHSFTSCAYNKAFPKEVKHILESLQLSIERLNGLKDEIYNRKEAYIAYFKALYAAWAECESAYLIERWQEVDSKWLDIDTPLQIAHPFEYYEDIYRHSVAPEWDLRLQSPQNMLPSHTKANINAMFEMMSEELNASEMLKASVRGALEQTKLYNALPVLIYGAENNGLFSAQVVPNDEHISHLKGKKIFAFPDRIIAQERAKPQMKINAEFFPAAFLQDMRDVLFDNESLWHYIYDISTNGHEFGHILWIEGESERCMNIDGEFKNIEEFKATCGGLVAYFLHYESKINNAQQTHKDIALYEAQLGGKEHILTCLLNDTITRAIKLMAWRESIEVRAYYCEGLIHLSGMFESGVLRFNQSLSPKLQIDTSRYKALMQWYQRTYISLAKHYLQKSPAKEWLKDFVQTDGYYPTNAQVKAFSEHYWERYKLIGGEIL